In Mycolicibacterium mucogenicum DSM 44124, the following are encoded in one genomic region:
- a CDS encoding AMP-binding protein: MVASDEGRIPLSVSQQNIYHGVLQDPDPALYLIGKSYRFRPVALATFLSALEAAVRDNPIPLCVLDPSTAGDGYPDLVARLQVQDIIRVRVPTDPVGGALEASWADGILETPLVRYVVHTDVDGRVVGMDAQTHHILLDGAATAIIEADLARHLGDAEQKPSTTAGLAALAAAHRSERGKVAESTERHVAAVRRELTEGALHGSSVPGTAEAGLGTAGRGVLRESRRVAGRGYDEIVALSEARQVPLNILVAAAATAVHAGLRHSTEALLVHPVDNRFGAPELNVATCLVNSVAHPVRFAPFAAVRDVVTAIDRGYVKALRRRWFREERYRRMHLAITRGAPVDALTVNYMRGRSAPELGPYLSEPPVVTDIGPVEGMTVACVHDEARRTIDFAIWARHDHSEPADVAGRIVAALRSMDAHWDLPIALTVGEWSGLGADGRLEAGAELPAQVPDGVRAWFLDVDLDQCRGPGVDQWIAEIVRRGVDPGDVLVFVDDDSQRAVELLIACHLAGCGYSVCATSGDVASRVSAIAEHCGTGAHAVDLTAPVAEDDGATRELVDDRIGRALLDHGLGSRLAYVMPTSGSTGQPKLVPVTHGSLAIFCAAVRDAYGWGPADTILQCAPLTSDISVEEVFGALSCGARVVRSAAMRAGDLPALTRDVAAHIATVLDLPTAIWHLLCEDDAALTALGGSALRQVIIGGEAVRPSAVDKWRGAVAGQGISLVSTYGPTETTVVVTQLPIGAGEPAPATARLGRPLVPGSVCVAFGEVVVVGELVSAGYLGLDGPSFGTVQTADGSRHRVFATGDRVTTDAAGYPVLAGRRDAVVKIAGKRFDIAELLRLLAAVPEIADVAVELAGNGLGIWFQTRQTCAGNDDPAARVRIGGLAKAQGAPAFHVVGVPRIPRQPNGKVDRAKLAVGNEVPRAGTEVGPRAAALAEMWSRRLGRPIGPEASLLDEGIGSLDLIRILPETRRFLDWQLSILDLIGADSAAGIVGRRPDVETWMDEETAAQIADDLAAAGRGCAPATRGPVGGAPTVVILGASGILGTGFAQAILDRKDAGLDCPNVVFAARSPLPEHDPWSRLCAVGGVDIVRVPERLGPAELGALFDGVGAHTVVNCIGNTNVLVPYRRLRAANVSAVASIAEACAGRGVGLVQLSTFVVNADVTAPRVTDPRHAPYPYAASKSLAEMAVSRAASDLDFSVVRLPRVLGDARQLARSSDILVAMVDACAALGACPVLPVTEEVTTGVAAAHSILGLLPGLSPAVGLGRGMTVLRGEKLPYTAFLGSLGAEVIGLAEWKDRLDHSAWAARNPQRWAVLDAWVGLGARLRGRTYAEYLAEYPTVDIDFESIAECISTPQSLDGVFGADQIVRT; the protein is encoded by the coding sequence GTGGTGGCGTCTGACGAGGGCCGGATTCCGCTGAGTGTCTCTCAGCAGAACATCTACCACGGCGTGCTGCAGGACCCTGATCCCGCGCTGTACCTGATCGGCAAGAGTTACCGGTTCCGGCCCGTGGCGCTCGCGACATTCCTGTCCGCGCTGGAAGCGGCGGTGCGGGACAACCCCATTCCGCTGTGCGTGCTGGATCCGTCGACAGCCGGTGACGGGTATCCGGATCTGGTTGCCCGCCTGCAGGTTCAGGACATCATCCGGGTGCGAGTGCCGACCGACCCCGTCGGCGGCGCGTTGGAAGCGTCATGGGCGGACGGCATTCTCGAAACCCCGCTGGTGCGCTATGTCGTGCACACCGACGTCGACGGCCGGGTGGTGGGCATGGACGCGCAGACCCACCACATCCTGCTCGACGGCGCGGCCACCGCAATCATCGAAGCCGACCTGGCGCGGCATCTGGGTGACGCCGAGCAGAAGCCCAGCACCACAGCAGGTTTGGCGGCGCTCGCCGCGGCGCACCGCAGCGAACGCGGGAAAGTGGCGGAGTCGACCGAACGCCACGTCGCCGCGGTGCGTCGCGAATTGACCGAAGGCGCCCTGCACGGGAGTTCCGTGCCGGGCACTGCCGAAGCGGGGCTCGGCACCGCCGGCCGCGGCGTGCTGCGCGAATCGCGTCGAGTCGCCGGCCGGGGCTATGACGAGATCGTGGCGCTCAGCGAGGCCAGACAGGTGCCGCTGAACATCCTGGTCGCCGCCGCCGCGACGGCGGTGCACGCCGGCCTGCGCCACAGCACCGAGGCTCTCCTCGTGCACCCGGTGGACAACCGCTTCGGTGCGCCGGAGCTGAATGTCGCCACCTGCCTGGTGAACTCGGTGGCCCACCCGGTTCGGTTCGCACCCTTCGCCGCGGTCCGGGATGTCGTCACCGCGATCGACCGCGGCTACGTCAAAGCACTGCGCCGCCGATGGTTTCGGGAAGAGCGCTACCGCCGCATGCATCTGGCGATCACCCGCGGTGCACCCGTCGACGCGCTGACCGTGAACTACATGCGCGGCCGGTCCGCCCCGGAGCTGGGCCCGTACCTGTCCGAACCCCCGGTGGTCACCGATATCGGCCCGGTGGAAGGGATGACGGTTGCTTGCGTCCACGATGAAGCGCGGCGCACCATCGACTTCGCCATCTGGGCACGGCACGATCACTCCGAACCCGCCGACGTCGCCGGTCGCATCGTCGCGGCACTGCGATCGATGGATGCGCACTGGGACCTGCCGATCGCATTGACCGTCGGCGAGTGGTCAGGGCTCGGCGCCGACGGTCGGCTCGAGGCCGGCGCCGAACTGCCCGCGCAGGTGCCGGACGGTGTGCGCGCCTGGTTCCTGGACGTCGATCTCGACCAGTGCCGCGGCCCCGGCGTCGACCAGTGGATCGCCGAGATCGTCCGCCGCGGTGTCGATCCCGGCGACGTCCTGGTCTTCGTCGACGACGACTCCCAGCGCGCGGTGGAGCTGCTGATCGCGTGCCACCTGGCAGGCTGCGGCTACAGCGTCTGCGCGACGTCCGGCGACGTGGCGTCGCGAGTCAGCGCCATTGCCGAGCATTGCGGCACCGGTGCGCACGCGGTCGACCTCACCGCGCCGGTCGCCGAGGATGACGGCGCGACAAGAGAACTCGTCGACGACCGCATCGGCCGGGCCCTGCTAGACCATGGGCTGGGCTCCCGGCTCGCGTATGTGATGCCCACGTCGGGTTCGACGGGGCAGCCCAAACTTGTTCCGGTGACGCACGGTTCGCTGGCGATCTTCTGCGCCGCGGTGCGGGACGCTTACGGCTGGGGGCCGGCCGACACCATCCTGCAGTGTGCCCCGCTGACGTCGGACATCAGCGTGGAGGAGGTGTTCGGCGCCCTGTCCTGCGGCGCGCGCGTGGTCCGGTCGGCCGCGATGCGCGCCGGTGACCTGCCCGCGCTGACCCGCGATGTCGCGGCGCACATCGCCACCGTTCTCGACCTGCCCACTGCGATCTGGCATCTGCTGTGCGAGGACGACGCGGCACTGACGGCGCTGGGTGGCTCGGCGCTGCGCCAGGTGATCATCGGCGGCGAGGCTGTCCGGCCTTCCGCCGTCGACAAGTGGCGGGGTGCGGTTGCGGGCCAGGGCATCTCGCTGGTCTCGACGTACGGCCCGACCGAGACGACGGTGGTCGTCACGCAATTGCCGATCGGTGCCGGTGAACCCGCGCCGGCCACGGCCAGGCTGGGCCGCCCGCTGGTGCCGGGCTCGGTGTGCGTCGCGTTCGGGGAAGTGGTCGTTGTCGGGGAGCTGGTGTCGGCCGGTTACCTCGGGCTGGACGGCCCGAGCTTCGGCACGGTACAGACGGCCGACGGCTCCCGACATCGGGTGTTCGCCACCGGCGACCGCGTGACGACAGACGCCGCCGGTTATCCCGTGCTGGCCGGACGTCGCGACGCCGTGGTGAAGATCGCCGGTAAGCGGTTCGACATCGCCGAACTGCTGCGCCTTTTGGCGGCGGTCCCCGAGATAGCCGATGTGGCGGTGGAACTGGCGGGCAACGGCCTGGGCATCTGGTTCCAAACTCGACAGACTTGTGCGGGGAACGACGATCCGGCCGCCCGCGTCAGGATTGGGGGCCTGGCGAAAGCGCAAGGGGCACCGGCATTTCACGTCGTCGGAGTCCCGCGTATCCCACGACAGCCCAACGGGAAAGTCGACCGCGCGAAACTGGCTGTGGGGAATGAGGTTCCGCGCGCCGGCACCGAGGTGGGCCCGCGGGCAGCCGCGCTCGCCGAGATGTGGAGCCGCCGGCTCGGTCGCCCGATCGGGCCGGAAGCGTCTCTGTTGGACGAGGGCATCGGGTCGCTGGACCTGATTCGTATCCTGCCAGAGACGCGACGGTTCCTCGATTGGCAGCTGTCGATTCTCGATCTGATCGGTGCGGACTCCGCCGCCGGCATTGTCGGCCGCAGACCTGACGTCGAGACCTGGATGGACGAGGAGACCGCGGCCCAGATCGCCGACGACCTGGCGGCAGCGGGCCGGGGCTGCGCGCCGGCGACCCGCGGGCCCGTTGGCGGCGCACCGACCGTCGTGATCCTGGGTGCGTCGGGCATTCTGGGCACCGGGTTCGCGCAGGCGATCCTCGACCGCAAAGACGCCGGGCTCGACTGCCCCAACGTGGTGTTCGCCGCGAGATCGCCACTGCCCGAGCATGACCCGTGGTCGAGACTGTGCGCAGTGGGTGGGGTCGACATCGTCCGGGTACCTGAGCGTCTGGGCCCCGCGGAACTCGGTGCCCTTTTCGACGGCGTCGGCGCCCACACCGTGGTGAACTGCATCGGCAACACCAACGTGTTGGTGCCATACCGGCGGCTGCGGGCGGCCAACGTATCCGCGGTGGCGTCGATCGCCGAGGCGTGTGCGGGGCGCGGCGTCGGGTTGGTCCAGCTGTCGACTTTCGTGGTGAACGCCGACGTGACGGCGCCCCGCGTGACCGACCCCCGCCATGCGCCGTACCCCTACGCCGCGTCGAAGTCGTTGGCGGAGATGGCTGTCTCGCGCGCCGCGAGCGACCTGGACTTCTCGGTGGTGCGGCTGCCCAGGGTGCTCGGTGACGCCCGCCAACTCGCGCGGTCGTCGGACATCCTGGTCGCGATGGTCGATGCCTGCGCCGCGCTGGGGGCCTGCCCGGTGCTGCCCGTCACCGAAGAGGTCACGACCGGCGTGGCCGCCGCACACAGCATTCTCGGGCTGCTTCCCGGGCTGTCGCCTGCGGTGGGGCTGGGTCGCGGCATGACGGTACTGCGCGGCGAAAAGCTGCCCTACACAGCGTTTCTCGGCAGCCTCGGAGCTGAGGTCATCGGACTCGCGGAGTGGAAGGACCGGCTGGATCACAGTGCGTGGGCCGCCCGGAATCCGCAGCGCTGGGCGGTGCTCGACGCGTGGGTCGGGTTGGGGGCGAGGTTGCGGGGCCGCACGTATGCCGAGTACCTCGCCGAATATCCCACTGTCGACATCGATTTCGAATCCATCGCGGAGTGCATCAGCACGCCGCAGTCGCTTGACGGTGTCTTCGGCGCCGATCAGATTGTGAGGACATGA
- the fadD10 gene encoding fatty acid--CoA ligase FadD10, translating to MSTVLGRLLTQAQLQPQAVALRRCDGTSSVTYGRLPALVNHLAGELREHGVSRGDRAFVMSDNGPETYVAVLACAQLGAIAVLVDRAVPTATVARFGEITGPSAVILTPGAAAAALPEALSAVPVIAVDVTDGTAEHREAVPAVAPPDLGADDPLAMIFTSGTTGEPKAVLLPNRTFFAVADILARENLTWISWVAGEATYSPLPASHIGGLWWILNCLLHGSECVTGGENSTSLAEILNANQIASTCLVPTLLTRLVSEVKAGAALPPLRMIGYGGSRAIAADVQFVEAAGVHTAQVFGLSETGCTALCLPTSAGSIARIEAGAVGQPYPGVEVRLAGGDNAESGTLWIKSPANMLGYWNNPERTGEILVDGWVNTGDIFERGADGYFYIKGRSSEMIISGGVNVAPDEVDRIAESVPGVGAAACFEIPDPEFGALIGLAVIPSGKLDEGQARRLKQAIAARYRAESESMARPSTITLVPEIPRTQSGKVIRAALAATVHG from the coding sequence GTGAGCACCGTACTGGGGCGGCTGCTCACGCAGGCGCAGCTGCAGCCGCAGGCCGTCGCGTTGCGCCGCTGCGACGGAACCAGCAGTGTCACGTACGGCCGGCTGCCCGCCTTGGTGAACCATCTGGCCGGCGAGCTCCGGGAGCACGGGGTTTCTCGCGGCGACCGGGCATTCGTGATGTCCGACAACGGTCCCGAGACCTATGTCGCGGTGCTGGCGTGTGCGCAACTCGGTGCCATCGCGGTGCTGGTGGATCGTGCTGTCCCGACCGCGACGGTTGCGCGCTTCGGTGAGATCACCGGCCCCAGTGCGGTTATCCTGACCCCGGGAGCCGCGGCGGCGGCACTGCCGGAGGCGCTGAGCGCCGTCCCGGTGATCGCCGTCGACGTCACCGACGGCACCGCCGAGCATCGTGAGGCCGTGCCCGCCGTCGCACCACCGGACTTGGGCGCCGACGATCCGCTGGCGATGATCTTCACCAGCGGGACCACCGGTGAACCGAAAGCCGTACTGCTGCCTAATCGAACGTTCTTCGCCGTGGCCGACATCCTGGCGCGCGAGAACCTGACCTGGATCAGCTGGGTGGCCGGCGAAGCCACGTACTCGCCGCTGCCGGCCAGCCACATCGGCGGACTGTGGTGGATCCTGAACTGCCTGCTGCACGGCAGCGAATGTGTCACCGGCGGTGAGAATTCCACGTCGCTGGCCGAGATTCTCAACGCCAACCAGATCGCCTCGACCTGTTTGGTGCCCACTCTGCTGACGCGCCTGGTGTCTGAGGTCAAGGCCGGTGCGGCGCTGCCGCCGCTGCGGATGATCGGCTACGGCGGATCGCGTGCCATCGCGGCCGACGTGCAATTCGTCGAGGCGGCAGGCGTGCACACCGCGCAGGTTTTCGGTCTGAGCGAAACCGGTTGTACGGCCTTGTGTCTGCCGACATCGGCGGGGTCAATCGCCCGGATCGAGGCGGGCGCTGTGGGGCAGCCCTACCCCGGAGTCGAGGTCCGTCTGGCAGGCGGCGACAACGCCGAGTCGGGCACCCTGTGGATCAAGTCACCGGCAAACATGTTGGGGTACTGGAACAATCCCGAGCGCACCGGTGAGATCCTGGTCGACGGCTGGGTGAACACCGGTGACATCTTCGAGCGCGGCGCGGACGGTTACTTCTACATCAAGGGCCGGTCCTCGGAGATGATCATCTCCGGCGGCGTCAACGTCGCACCCGACGAGGTGGACCGCATCGCCGAGAGTGTCCCTGGCGTTGGCGCGGCGGCCTGCTTCGAGATTCCCGATCCCGAATTCGGTGCCCTGATCGGCCTGGCGGTGATCCCGTCCGGAAAACTCGACGAAGGCCAGGCCCGCAGGCTCAAGCAGGCCATCGCGGCGCGCTACCGGGCGGAGTCGGAATCGATGGCCCGGCCGTCGACCATCACGCTGGTGCCCGAGATACCGAGGACGCAGTCCGGCAAGGTCATTCGGGCGGCACTGGCAGCGACGGTCCATGGCTGA
- a CDS encoding acyl carrier protein has product MADGLRDRVLAAVADVLYIDESDLFDGDATDLRELGLDSVRFVLLMKRLGVERESDLLKRLAQELTIDGWVRELAGVRGGV; this is encoded by the coding sequence ATGGCTGACGGGCTCCGCGACCGTGTCCTGGCCGCCGTCGCCGACGTGCTCTACATCGACGAATCCGACCTGTTCGACGGCGACGCCACCGATCTGCGCGAACTCGGGCTGGACTCGGTGCGGTTCGTCCTGCTCATGAAACGTCTTGGGGTGGAACGGGAATCGGACCTGCTGAAGCGGCTGGCGCAGGAGTTGACGATCGACGGCTGGGTCCGGGAATTGGCGGGCGTCCGTGGTGGCGTCTGA